From a region of the Rathayibacter sp. VKM Ac-2804 genome:
- a CDS encoding CHAP domain-containing protein: protein MSDEQVDETAGATRDGSASEGIHLTRRSRRDAESAAQAQRPTPRTRPVPVAPVAVRTPVLASVAPVRRRRGRVLRTTVSTVAAAAIAGMVAVMALPAYSFDTAPDSQAAIEAAARVQALGNQKLTVASTAVQEQVIRDSFTAPTQAQLDEAAAQARALAAAAEKAAADAAAAAAAAAAEEASGTSSAAASPSRSGGTSSSVTPREEGDDYPWRDALTDDQGGGLSPLRYYYRECVDFVAWRLNRDQGSTGAPFKWTWGNMTPGGGSAYAWAGQWASHGWETSSTPVPGAVAWFNGNHVAYVQSVNADGTVSLEEYNWGNDHAYHARTVPASSVALFLYPPS from the coding sequence GTGAGCGACGAACAGGTGGACGAGACCGCAGGAGCGACCCGGGACGGGTCCGCGAGCGAGGGGATCCACCTCACCCGGCGCAGCCGGCGGGACGCCGAGTCCGCCGCGCAGGCCCAGCGTCCGACCCCCCGCACCCGCCCGGTGCCCGTCGCCCCCGTCGCGGTGCGCACGCCCGTCCTCGCGAGCGTCGCGCCGGTCCGCCGCCGCCGGGGTCGCGTCCTGCGCACCACCGTCAGCACCGTCGCCGCCGCCGCTATCGCCGGAATGGTCGCCGTGATGGCGCTGCCCGCCTACTCCTTCGACACGGCACCCGACTCGCAGGCCGCGATCGAGGCCGCCGCCCGCGTCCAGGCGCTCGGCAACCAGAAGCTCACCGTCGCCTCGACCGCCGTGCAGGAGCAGGTCATCCGCGACTCCTTCACCGCGCCCACGCAGGCGCAGCTCGACGAGGCCGCCGCTCAGGCGCGCGCCCTCGCCGCCGCCGCGGAGAAGGCGGCGGCCGACGCCGCCGCGGCCGCAGCAGCGGCAGCCGCCGAGGAGGCCTCCGGCACGTCCTCCGCCGCCGCGTCCCCGAGCCGCTCGGGCGGCACCAGCAGCTCCGTCACCCCCCGCGAGGAGGGCGACGACTACCCCTGGCGCGACGCGCTGACCGACGACCAGGGCGGCGGGCTCTCGCCGCTGCGCTACTACTACCGCGAGTGCGTCGACTTCGTCGCCTGGCGCCTCAACCGCGACCAGGGCTCCACCGGGGCTCCGTTCAAGTGGACCTGGGGCAACATGACCCCCGGCGGCGGCAGCGCCTACGCCTGGGCCGGTCAGTGGGCGTCGCACGGCTGGGAGACCAGCAGCACCCCGGTCCCCGGCGCGGTCGCCTGGTTCAACGGCAACCACGTCGCGTACGTCCAGTCGGTCAACGCCGACGGCACCGTCTCGCTCGAGGAGTACAACTGGGGCAACGACCACGCGTACCACGCGCGGACGGTCCCGGCCTCGAGCGTCGCGCTCTTCCTCTACCCGCCGAGCTGA
- a CDS encoding VOC family protein: MIRSERAFSGFSVQDVEAARAFYGDVLGLEVSVNAMGILDIALPGGGSAIAYPKPNHVPAEFTILNFAVEDVDAAVAALNDSGVVTKIYSDGEMPTDENGVMRGRGPTIAWFRDPSGNVLSVIDAVS; encoded by the coding sequence ATGATCCGGAGCGAGCGGGCCTTCAGCGGGTTCAGCGTGCAGGACGTCGAAGCGGCGAGGGCGTTCTACGGCGACGTCCTCGGGCTCGAGGTGTCGGTGAACGCGATGGGGATCCTCGACATCGCCCTGCCCGGCGGCGGGAGCGCCATCGCCTACCCGAAGCCGAACCACGTGCCGGCCGAGTTCACGATCCTGAACTTCGCCGTCGAGGACGTCGATGCGGCGGTCGCGGCCCTCAACGACTCCGGCGTCGTCACGAAGATCTACTCGGACGGCGAGATGCCGACCGACGAGAACGGCGTCATGCGCGGGCGGGGGCCGACGATCGCCTGGTTCCGCGACCCGTCCGGCAACGTCCTGAGCGTCATCGACGCGGTTTCATAG
- a CDS encoding class I SAM-dependent methyltransferase, whose amino-acid sequence MVQVDRGEHLRAGEWLDPNREYWEGRAGDGAPLRAFTAAVPAGARVLRLQCGAGADALLLAERGQDVIGVDFSMPAVRLARQAASERGLAERTRFVCTNLYELRHMLPEPDGFDAVVTTLDAIAWLPDLEEWARIVEWFLVPGGTAVVGVQARPRVVDPAVHTWERSADAVAAALRGTGLDAAAGALEGVAWTATKPD is encoded by the coding sequence ATGGTCCAGGTCGATCGTGGCGAGCACCTGCGTGCAGGGGAGTGGCTCGATCCGAACCGGGAGTACTGGGAGGGGCGTGCCGGCGACGGCGCGCCCCTCCGGGCGTTCACGGCGGCGGTGCCGGCCGGCGCGCGGGTCCTGCGCCTGCAGTGCGGGGCCGGCGCGGACGCGCTCCTGCTGGCCGAGCGCGGGCAGGACGTCATCGGCGTCGACTTCTCGATGCCGGCCGTCCGCCTGGCGCGGCAGGCGGCGAGCGAGCGCGGTCTCGCGGAGCGCACCCGCTTCGTCTGCACCAACCTCTACGAGCTGCGGCACATGCTGCCCGAGCCCGACGGGTTCGACGCCGTCGTGACGACCCTGGACGCCATCGCGTGGCTCCCCGATCTCGAGGAGTGGGCGCGGATCGTCGAGTGGTTCCTCGTTCCCGGCGGCACGGCGGTCGTCGGCGTGCAGGCGCGCCCGCGCGTCGTCGACCCGGCGGTGCACACCTGGGAGCGCTCGGCGGACGCGGTCGCCGCGGCCCTCCGCGGGACCGGTCTCGACGCGGCCGCGGGCGCCCTCGAGGGTGTCGCGTGGACCGCGACGAAGCCGGACTGA
- a CDS encoding UPF0182 family protein gives MSSAATEAPPRKRRSVLAVTVVVVAVLVVAFFVFAGLYTDILWYDQLGFLSVLTTQWFAAGGLFVIGFVAMAVPVFVSLTLAYRLRPVYAKLNSQIDRYQQVVEPLRRLATFGIPAVLGLFAGVSSSTRWQTSLTFWNRTPSGDVDPLFGLDTSFYLFELPFYQSIVGFASAVLIISALATLATGYLYGAIRINGREVRISKSSRIQLAIIAALYLLVQAVSLWLDQYATLSRQGARITGATYASVNATIPGLQILAAISALIAVLFIITAFIGRWRLPVIGTALLIVASLLVGSLYPWVVQKFQVEPNERTLEQPYIQDNIDMTRQAYGVSDVQVIPYDATTDAEPGALRSDAETTANIRILDPAVVTDAFSQLQQFRQYYSFGDQQNALDVDRYSIDGSTQDAVVGVRELNLNGLGTNQTWYNQTLVYTHGYGLVAAYGNQRSADGEPVFIESGVPTTGDLGDYEPRIYFGENSPGYSIVGGTGDRNIELDYPSGTEGEQQTYTTFDGEGGPSLDNVFKKLVYAIKFQSEQIFLSDGVNDQSQILYDRDPVQRVQKVAPYLTLDSDAYPTVVDGRVVWVVDGYTTSADYPYSEVQSLSQAIADTNTQQQFPTDDVNYIRNSVKATVDAYDGSVTLYAWDTEDPILQTWQKIFPSTVEPISEMSADLLSHVRYPEDLFKVQRAVLGTYHVTDAGSFYSREAAWSTPNDPTSGGASAAAVGGGDTLQPPYYLTLQTPDVETPSYSLYSTYIPASTPGSAASRNVLTGYLVADSDAGSTEGAVADGYGTLRLLELPSDDTVPGPGQVQNAFNTDPTVANQLALLQRGDTTVTRGNLLTLPVGGGLLYVQPIYVSSNGDTSFPLLQKVLVAFGDDIAFEDTLDAALDSLFGGDSGADAGDTGTVVTPTPTPTDTADPGTGDTGTGDAGTETGGTPTGDQTELQAALSDASTALAARETALRAGDLTAFAAADEQLTEALQRALAAEGQQ, from the coding sequence GTGAGTTCTGCAGCAACCGAAGCCCCCCCGCGCAAGAGACGGAGCGTTCTCGCCGTCACGGTCGTGGTGGTCGCCGTGCTGGTGGTGGCGTTCTTCGTCTTCGCCGGTCTCTACACCGACATCCTCTGGTACGACCAGCTCGGGTTCCTCTCGGTGCTCACGACGCAGTGGTTCGCCGCGGGCGGGCTCTTCGTCATCGGCTTCGTCGCGATGGCCGTCCCCGTCTTCGTGAGCCTGACGCTCGCCTACCGGCTGCGCCCGGTCTACGCGAAGCTCAACTCGCAGATCGACCGCTACCAGCAGGTCGTCGAGCCGCTGCGGCGCCTGGCAACCTTCGGCATCCCGGCCGTGCTCGGCCTCTTCGCCGGCGTCTCCTCGTCCACCCGCTGGCAGACGAGCCTGACCTTCTGGAACCGCACGCCCTCGGGCGACGTCGATCCGCTGTTCGGCCTGGACACGTCCTTCTACCTCTTCGAGCTGCCCTTCTACCAGAGCATCGTCGGCTTCGCCTCGGCCGTCCTCATCATCTCGGCGCTCGCCACCCTGGCCACCGGCTACCTCTACGGTGCGATCCGGATCAACGGCCGCGAGGTGCGGATCTCGAAGTCGTCGCGCATCCAGCTCGCGATCATCGCCGCGCTCTACCTGCTGGTGCAGGCGGTCAGCCTCTGGCTCGACCAGTACGCGACCCTCAGCCGTCAGGGCGCCCGCATCACCGGCGCGACCTACGCCTCCGTCAACGCGACGATCCCGGGCCTGCAGATCCTCGCCGCCATCTCCGCGCTGATCGCCGTGCTCTTCATCATCACGGCTTTCATCGGCCGCTGGCGTCTGCCCGTCATCGGCACCGCGCTCCTCATCGTCGCGAGCCTGCTCGTCGGCTCGCTCTACCCCTGGGTCGTGCAGAAGTTCCAGGTCGAGCCGAACGAGCGCACGCTCGAGCAGCCGTACATCCAGGACAACATCGACATGACGCGGCAGGCCTACGGCGTCTCGGACGTCCAGGTCATCCCGTACGACGCGACCACCGACGCCGAGCCGGGCGCGCTGCGCTCCGACGCGGAGACCACGGCGAACATCCGCATCCTCGACCCGGCCGTCGTGACCGACGCCTTCTCGCAGCTGCAGCAGTTCCGTCAGTACTACTCCTTCGGCGACCAGCAGAACGCGCTCGACGTCGACCGCTACTCGATCGACGGCTCGACGCAGGACGCCGTGGTCGGCGTCCGCGAGCTGAACCTCAACGGCCTCGGCACCAACCAGACCTGGTACAACCAGACCCTCGTCTACACCCACGGCTACGGCCTGGTCGCCGCCTACGGCAACCAGCGCTCCGCCGACGGCGAGCCCGTCTTCATCGAGTCCGGCGTCCCGACGACCGGCGACCTCGGCGACTACGAGCCCCGGATCTACTTCGGCGAGAACTCGCCCGGCTACTCGATCGTCGGCGGCACCGGCGACCGCAACATCGAGCTCGACTACCCGTCGGGCACCGAGGGCGAGCAGCAGACCTACACGACGTTCGACGGCGAGGGCGGACCGTCGCTCGACAACGTCTTCAAGAAGCTGGTCTACGCGATCAAGTTCCAGTCCGAGCAGATCTTCCTCTCGGACGGCGTCAACGACCAGTCGCAGATCCTCTACGACCGAGACCCGGTGCAGCGCGTCCAGAAGGTCGCTCCCTACCTGACGCTCGACTCGGACGCCTACCCGACCGTCGTCGACGGCCGCGTGGTCTGGGTGGTCGACGGCTACACCACGTCCGCGGACTACCCGTACTCGGAGGTGCAGAGCCTCTCGCAGGCGATCGCCGACACGAACACGCAGCAGCAGTTCCCGACCGACGACGTCAACTACATCCGCAACTCGGTCAAGGCCACGGTCGACGCCTACGACGGCAGCGTCACGCTGTACGCCTGGGACACCGAGGACCCGATCCTGCAGACCTGGCAGAAGATCTTCCCGAGCACCGTCGAGCCGATCAGCGAGATGTCGGCCGACCTGCTGAGCCACGTCCGCTACCCGGAGGACCTCTTCAAGGTGCAGCGCGCCGTGCTCGGCACCTACCACGTCACCGACGCGGGATCCTTCTACTCCCGCGAGGCCGCGTGGTCCACGCCGAACGACCCGACTTCGGGCGGGGCGAGCGCCGCGGCGGTCGGCGGCGGGGACACCCTGCAGCCGCCGTACTACCTGACGCTGCAGACGCCCGACGTCGAGACGCCGTCGTACTCGCTGTACTCCACGTACATCCCCGCGAGCACACCCGGCAGCGCGGCGAGCCGCAACGTGCTCACCGGGTATCTCGTCGCCGACTCGGACGCGGGCTCGACGGAGGGCGCGGTGGCCGACGGCTACGGCACGCTCCGCCTGCTCGAGCTGCCGAGCGACGACACGGTGCCCGGCCCGGGTCAGGTGCAGAACGCGTTCAACACCGATCCGACGGTCGCGAACCAGCTCGCGCTGCTGCAGCGCGGTGACACCACCGTGACCCGCGGCAACCTGCTCACCCTGCCGGTCGGCGGCGGTCTGCTCTACGTCCAGCCGATCTACGTCAGCTCGAACGGCGACACGAGCTTCCCGCTCCTGCAGAAGGTGCTCGTCGCGTTCGGCGACGACATCGCCTTCGAGGACACCCTCGACGCCGCGCTCGACAGCCTCTTCGGCGGCGACTCGGGAGCGGACGCGGGCGACACCGGGACGGTCGTCACGCCGACCCCGACGCCGACCGACACGGCGGACCCGGGGACCGGTGACACCGGGACGGGCGACGCGGGCACGGAGACCGGCGGCACCCCGACCGGTGACCAGACCGAGCTCCAGGCGGCGCTGAGCGACGCGAGCACCGCTCTCGCCGCCCGCGAGACGGCCCTCCGCGCGGGCGACCTGACCGCGTTCGCGGCGGCCGACGAGCAGCTCACGGAGGCGCTCCAGCGGGCGCTGGCGGCCGAGGGGCAGCAGTAG
- a CDS encoding PDZ domain-containing protein, translated as MLFSVDPRPSSPRGRRAWVGPAVLFSGVALVVGLGVTPAPYVIEQPGPVFDTLGTSGEDVPLISIPDETTYPTEGTLDMLTVSVVGNPQSLPTWIEVAGAWFDRTKAVVPVAQIFPPSSTVEERDQVNQAEMTDSQQEAIAAALTELGYPIGQRVSVVQVPEDSPAAGALETGDEIVAVAGEPVADVAALRAAVQASGTQQPVTLTVERGGAEQDVQVTPVDNDGAAVIGIVAGAAFDFPFEVDIRLDDVGGPSAGMMFALGIIDKLTEGALNGGASVAGTGTIDAAGEVGAIGGIRQKMFGAVDAGAQYFLAPADNCNEVVGHVPDGLEVFSVATLDDSLAALEGVAAGDTDALPTCDGATPIN; from the coding sequence TTGCTGTTCTCCGTCGACCCGCGCCCGTCCTCTCCGCGCGGCCGGCGCGCCTGGGTCGGCCCCGCGGTCCTCTTCTCCGGCGTCGCGCTGGTCGTCGGTCTCGGCGTCACCCCCGCCCCCTACGTCATCGAGCAGCCGGGTCCCGTCTTCGACACCCTCGGCACGAGCGGCGAGGACGTGCCGCTGATCTCCATCCCCGACGAGACGACCTACCCCACGGAGGGCACGCTCGACATGCTGACCGTCTCGGTGGTCGGCAACCCGCAGAGCCTGCCGACCTGGATCGAGGTCGCCGGCGCCTGGTTCGACCGCACCAAGGCGGTCGTCCCGGTGGCGCAGATCTTCCCGCCGTCCTCGACGGTCGAGGAGCGGGACCAGGTGAACCAGGCCGAGATGACCGACTCGCAGCAGGAGGCGATCGCCGCGGCGCTGACGGAGCTCGGCTACCCGATCGGCCAGCGCGTCTCGGTCGTGCAGGTCCCGGAGGACTCGCCCGCCGCCGGAGCGCTCGAGACCGGAGACGAGATCGTCGCCGTCGCGGGGGAGCCGGTCGCCGACGTCGCCGCCCTCCGCGCCGCCGTGCAGGCCTCGGGCACGCAGCAGCCGGTCACCCTCACCGTCGAGCGCGGCGGCGCCGAGCAGGACGTGCAGGTCACCCCGGTCGACAACGACGGAGCGGCCGTGATCGGCATCGTCGCCGGAGCGGCCTTCGACTTCCCCTTCGAGGTCGACATCCGGCTCGACGACGTCGGCGGGCCCAGCGCCGGGATGATGTTCGCTCTCGGGATCATCGACAAGCTCACCGAGGGCGCGCTCAACGGCGGCGCCTCCGTCGCCGGCACCGGCACCATCGACGCCGCGGGCGAGGTCGGCGCCATCGGCGGCATCCGGCAGAAGATGTTCGGAGCGGTCGACGCGGGGGCGCAGTACTTCCTCGCGCCCGCCGACAACTGCAACGAGGTCGTCGGACACGTCCCCGACGGCCTCGAGGTCTTCAGCGTCGCCACCCTCGACGACTCCCTCGCCGCGCTGGAGGGCGTCGCCGCGGGCGACACGGACGCCCTGCCGACCTGCGACGGCGCTACCCCGATCAACTGA
- a CDS encoding zinc-dependent metalloprotease, translating to MAEGDNADRPGGGSEDEFRDMLRQFLSGNGPIDPSQLAGAAGLPNDPVALQNLLSQLQSAMQQSGGGINWSLALEQAKQLARADSAPVTDAVRAPLDGAFGVAALWLDEVAYVSELSRPPRTISRLEWISLTMPVWTQLAEPVALSISDALTGVMRDQAPEEMKAMIAGAEDMMRGIGGTLFALQLGQVVGQLAAEVVSGGDIGIPLLEENDAAILPQNVAAFGEGLDIPVDQVQIYLAVRELAHARLFRHGKWLRLALISQITDFARGITIDTSRLEELAENFDPSNPEELRDAMTSGALIPPKTEEQLAAHGRLETMLALIEGWVDVVTAAATTRLPSAGAIAETVRRRRASGGPAESAFATLVGLELRPRRLREAAAMWQAVTDAVGPEARDALWSHPDVLPGSADLDDPSALVARLGAEARGETPEPDEMDLALEELLNGTTPAAPEGDGTDGGADGRRSDDEGTPPTGDRPV from the coding sequence ATGGCCGAAGGCGACAACGCGGACCGACCGGGCGGCGGCTCGGAGGACGAGTTCCGCGACATGCTGCGGCAGTTCCTCTCGGGGAACGGCCCGATCGACCCGAGCCAGCTCGCGGGCGCCGCCGGGCTGCCCAACGACCCGGTCGCGCTGCAGAACCTGCTCTCCCAGCTGCAGAGCGCGATGCAGCAGTCGGGCGGCGGCATCAACTGGTCGCTCGCGCTCGAGCAGGCGAAGCAGCTGGCCCGCGCCGACTCCGCGCCGGTGACCGACGCCGTCCGCGCACCGCTCGACGGCGCCTTCGGCGTCGCGGCGCTCTGGCTCGACGAGGTCGCCTACGTCTCCGAGCTGAGCCGTCCGCCGCGCACCATCAGCCGGCTCGAGTGGATCTCGCTCACCATGCCGGTCTGGACGCAGCTCGCGGAGCCGGTCGCGCTCAGCATCTCCGACGCGCTCACCGGCGTGATGCGCGATCAGGCCCCGGAGGAGATGAAGGCGATGATCGCCGGCGCCGAGGACATGATGCGCGGCATCGGCGGCACCCTCTTCGCGCTGCAGCTCGGCCAGGTGGTCGGCCAGCTCGCCGCCGAGGTCGTCTCGGGCGGCGACATCGGCATCCCGCTGCTGGAGGAGAACGATGCGGCGATCCTGCCGCAGAACGTCGCGGCCTTCGGCGAGGGCCTCGACATCCCCGTCGACCAGGTGCAGATCTACCTCGCGGTGCGCGAGCTCGCCCACGCGCGGCTCTTCCGGCACGGCAAGTGGCTGCGGCTCGCCCTGATCTCGCAGATCACCGACTTCGCCCGGGGCATCACGATCGACACCAGCCGTCTCGAGGAGCTGGCCGAGAACTTCGACCCCTCGAACCCCGAAGAGCTGCGGGACGCGATGACGTCCGGCGCGCTGATCCCGCCGAAGACCGAGGAGCAGCTCGCCGCGCACGGCCGCCTCGAGACGATGCTCGCGCTGATCGAGGGCTGGGTCGACGTGGTCACCGCGGCGGCGACCACCCGCCTGCCCAGTGCCGGCGCCATCGCCGAGACCGTCCGCCGCCGGCGCGCGTCCGGCGGGCCCGCGGAGTCGGCCTTCGCGACGCTCGTCGGCCTCGAGCTGCGGCCGCGCCGCCTCCGCGAGGCCGCCGCGATGTGGCAGGCCGTCACCGACGCGGTCGGCCCCGAGGCGCGCGACGCGCTCTGGTCGCACCCCGACGTCCTCCCCGGCTCGGCGGATCTGGACGACCCGTCGGCCCTCGTCGCGCGTCTGGGCGCGGAAGCCCGCGGCGAGACACCGGAGCCCGACGAGATGGACCTCGCGCTCGAGGAGCTGCTGAACGGCACGACCCCCGCGGCGCCGGAGGGCGACGGGACCGACGGAGGCGCGGACGGCCGCCGCTCCGACGACGAGGGCACCCCGCCCACCGGCGACCGGCCGGTCTGA